From the genome of Methylocystis echinoides:
TCGGCGACGGCGAAATGGGCGGGCGGCGCCGGGGGCGGCGCGCCGTCGGCGAGGAGCGCGCGGGATTTCTTGAATATGAGCGCGGCGACGTCGCGAAGCGGCGGCGTCTGCTCGCGGCGGGCGTTGATTTTCAATTGCGCCTTCACGCTGACCGCCTGATTGGGCGGCAGCGTGTAGACAGAGAAAAACCCCGCGGAATGGCCCGTCAGCCGATTGAGCGCCACCATTCTGATCCAGTCGTCGACAGGATCGGGCGCCGCCTCGGACAGGCGCGCGGCGAGCCAGTCGCGCAACGCGCAAAGCTGGCGCAGCGTCTCGGGATGGTAGAAGGCGAGCAGTTCGTCCGGCGCGACGCCCCCCGTCGACAGCGGGGCCTCGGCGAGTCGCGCCGCGACGTCCTCGAGCGCCGGCGGCCGCAGCCGGGGCCGCGTCAACATCAGCGCCAGCGGATTGGCGTCGGAGCCGACGGCGCGGCGTCCCATCAGCGCAGCCTGAAGGGGCGTCGTGCCGCGTCCCATGAAAGGATCGCAAACGGTCTCGCCGGGCTGCGTCAGGCGCTCGATGAAAAAGGCCGGGAGCTGCGGCTTGAAACAGGCGCGATAGCTGATCTCGTGCAGCGAATGGGCGGCGCGCTGCGCCGAGGTCCAATACTCGTTGACGAAATACGTCAGACCGCCCTCCTCCACGACCGCTGTCGGCGCGCCGAAGGCGTCGAAGGCGCGCAGGGCGGAAAGAAAGGCGTCCTCGGCGGGCGCCCGCGCGGCGTCACAAGACGCGGTCGGCAAGGCGAGGCAGTCTTTTCACTCTGGCGCCGGCTTCGTGCCGCGCCAGCGCCAGTTCATATTCGAGTTGCAGGCCAAGCCAGTCCTCCGGATCGACTCCGAACCAATGGCCGAGCCGCAACGCCGTATCCGCCGTCACGCCGCGTTGGCCGTTGAGGATGGCCGTCACGCGGTTGACGGGCACGTCGATGTCGCGGGCGAGGTCCGAGGCGGTTAATCCGAGGTCGGCGAGATGCTGGGCCAGGACCTGGCCCGGATGCGGCGTCATGATGCGCCCCTCGACTGATGCAGGAGAAAATTTGCTTGGCCGGCCGCCGCGGCGCACGGGGTCGCGCCGGGCGCGGGCGGCGTGAGATGGCGCTGGCTCAGGCGGGGGCCGCTGGGGCGGCCCCGGCCGGGACGCCCGCTCCGCGGCTTTGGCCGGCGGACGCTCCGCGGCGCCGCCGCCCTCCACGCGTTCCGGGAAGCCCCCGGCGAGGAAGAGCTGCGTCAACGCATGATGATAACGGCCATGGCGACGGCCCATGTCAGGCTCCGGTCAACCGCTGCGCGGTTCTGCATGACGCACATCATAACACGCTACTGTGAACGATGGGCCGCTTCCCCCGCGTTCCATTGAGCGCGAGTCTCGGCGATGAAATCGGCGAGCCGCCTTTCCGCGATCGCCGCCCGCAGCCCCGCCATCAAACTCTGATAATAAGCGACATTGGCCTGCGTGAGCAGCATCATTCCGAGGATTTCCCCCGCTTTTACGAGATGATGCAGATAGGCGCGCGAATAGTCGCGGGCTGCGGGAGACGTCGATTCGGGATCGAGCGGCGAGAGATCCTCCGCGTAGCGGGAATTCTTGATGTTGATCTTGCCGAATCGCGTATAGGCGAGGCCGTGGCGACCGGCGCGAGTCGGCATGACGCAGTCGAACATGTCGATCCCGCGCGCCACCGCCTGCACGATGTCGTCCGGCGTGCCCACCCCCATCAGATAGCGGGGCTTCGCGTCGGGCAGATGCGGCAGCGTGGTCTCCAGCATGTCGAGCATCACGTCCTGCGGTTCGCCGACGGCGAGGCCGCCGACTGCGAGGCCGTGGAAATCCATTTGCGCCAACGCCCGGGCGCTTTCGATTCGCAAGGGTTTGGAGGCGCCGCCCTGCACGATGCCGAAGACCGCCCTGCCCGACTGTTCTCGAAACGCCTTCCGAGAGCGTTCGGCCCAGCGCAGCGACAGCCGCATCGCCCGCTCGGCCTCCGCGTCCGAACACGGCAGACGCACGCATTCGTCGAATTGCATCTGAATGTCAGAGCCGAGGAGGTGCTGGATCTCCATGGAGCGTTCGGGCGAGAGATGATGCCGCGAGCCGTCGATGTGAGACTGGAAGGTCACGCCCTCTTCGTCGAGCTTGCGGAGCTTGGCGAGCGACATCACTTGAAAGCCGCCCGAGTCGGTCAGGATCGGAAAGGGCCAATTCATGAAGCGATGCAGCCCGCCGAGTCGCGCGACGCGCTCGGCGCCGGGGCGCAGCATCAAATGGTAAACGTTGCCCAGCAGAATGTCGGCGCCGGTCGCGCGCACATCCTGGGGGAACATGGCTTTCACCGTCGCGGCCGTGCCGACCGGCATGAACGCCGGCGTACGGATGGTTCCGCGCGGCGTAAAGATTTCGCCCTTGCGCGCCGCTCCGTCGGTCGCCTGAAGGGTAAAGGAGAATTCAGCGCTCATCTGCGTTCCTTCGCGCCGGGTTCGGCGATCTTGACGATTTTGTAGATCCCGTGGTCGGTCTCGTTGAACCAGACGGTGAAGAGCGTCCCGACCTTCAGTTCCGCGTCGCGTAAATCCGTGCGCCAGCGATCGTCGCTCTCGCCGAAGTCGATGCGTCCGTCTCGGCGCAGGATGAAGGGACGCGGCCGCGC
Proteins encoded in this window:
- a CDS encoding HigA family addiction module antitoxin — its product is MGRRHGRYHHALTQLFLAGGFPERVEGGGAAERPPAKAAERASRPGPPQRPPPEPAPSHAARARRDPVRRGGRPSKFSPASVEGRIMTPHPGQVLAQHLADLGLTASDLARDIDVPVNRVTAILNGQRGVTADTALRLGHWFGVDPEDWLGLQLEYELALARHEAGARVKRLPRLADRVL
- the tgt gene encoding tRNA guanosine(34) transglycosylase Tgt; amino-acid sequence: MSAEFSFTLQATDGAARKGEIFTPRGTIRTPAFMPVGTAATVKAMFPQDVRATGADILLGNVYHLMLRPGAERVARLGGLHRFMNWPFPILTDSGGFQVMSLAKLRKLDEEGVTFQSHIDGSRHHLSPERSMEIQHLLGSDIQMQFDECVRLPCSDAEAERAMRLSLRWAERSRKAFREQSGRAVFGIVQGGASKPLRIESARALAQMDFHGLAVGGLAVGEPQDVMLDMLETTLPHLPDAKPRYLMGVGTPDDIVQAVARGIDMFDCVMPTRAGRHGLAYTRFGKINIKNSRYAEDLSPLDPESTSPAARDYSRAYLHHLVKAGEILGMMLLTQANVAYYQSLMAGLRAAIAERRLADFIAETRAQWNAGEAAHRSQ
- a CDS encoding DNA methyltransferase, with translation MPTASCDAARAPAEDAFLSALRAFDAFGAPTAVVEEGGLTYFVNEYWTSAQRAAHSLHEISYRACFKPQLPAFFIERLTQPGETVCDPFMGRGTTPLQAALMGRRAVGSDANPLALMLTRPRLRPPALEDVAARLAEAPLSTGGVAPDELLAFYHPETLRQLCALRDWLAARLSEAAPDPVDDWIRMVALNRLTGHSAGFFSVYTLPPNQAVSVKAQLKINARREQTPPLRDVAALIFKKSRALLADGAPPPAPPAHFAVADAARLTHVGDNTVDLVVTSPPFLDIVDYRADNWLRNWFAGIETEAVTISQLRSLDAWSRMTRSVFQELARVLRPGGAVAYEVGEVRNGGVLLERLVWEAMAGLPFARLGVMVNRQSFTKTSNCWGVANNAKGVNSNRIVLARRV